One segment of Leptospirillum ferrooxidans C2-3 DNA contains the following:
- a CDS encoding AI-2E family transporter → MNRTEGGRSLFLLFGLATVLAYWVIAPYLEPLVWGAIMAFALSPIQRFIKKWVPQPFMAALLTVFLFCLLVLLPLTLLAVPIGQEIFRETLSLRDFLQDPSATLPKWLINLPFIGHKIALLATSLKTNTQMLTGVTGKLESHLMEIGNQFLSLASGLGHWLIKLLIMLLGTFAFLFHGQNVWEQITRLSDSAAGENLTRPLGVIPPTTKGIIYGLFFTSLAQALLAAPALKIAGVPNILLLSTAIFITSLFPIGAAIIWLPATIYLLATGHPITAVVFASWNILVSGGMEHFVKPMFIGRTSHIPFLMILLGVLGGLETFGLIGLFIGPIILSVFLEVWRHLLITENPH, encoded by the coding sequence ATGAATCGAACTGAAGGCGGAAGATCTCTTTTTTTGTTGTTTGGGCTGGCAACGGTTCTGGCATACTGGGTCATTGCTCCCTATCTGGAACCGCTTGTCTGGGGGGCGATTATGGCCTTCGCCCTCTCCCCCATACAACGATTCATCAAAAAATGGGTTCCACAACCATTTATGGCAGCATTACTAACAGTCTTCCTGTTTTGCCTTCTGGTTCTTTTGCCACTGACACTTCTGGCTGTTCCAATCGGGCAGGAAATCTTCCGAGAAACACTGTCCCTCAGGGATTTTCTTCAGGACCCATCTGCAACTCTTCCAAAATGGCTGATCAACCTTCCCTTCATTGGCCATAAAATTGCCCTTTTGGCAACCAGCTTGAAAACCAATACCCAGATGCTGACGGGTGTAACGGGGAAGCTTGAATCCCACCTCATGGAAATCGGGAACCAGTTTTTATCCCTGGCTTCCGGTTTGGGGCACTGGCTGATCAAATTGCTGATCATGCTTCTCGGGACATTTGCATTTTTGTTTCATGGACAAAATGTCTGGGAACAGATCACCCGTCTGTCCGATTCTGCTGCGGGCGAAAACCTGACAAGGCCGTTGGGGGTTATCCCACCGACCACTAAAGGAATCATTTATGGACTGTTTTTTACATCCCTTGCCCAAGCCCTTTTAGCTGCTCCAGCTTTGAAGATCGCAGGAGTTCCAAACATCCTGCTACTCTCGACAGCCATATTCATCACTTCCCTGTTCCCGATCGGGGCAGCCATCATCTGGCTTCCTGCCACCATCTACCTGCTTGCGACAGGGCATCCCATAACTGCAGTTGTCTTTGCATCATGGAACATTCTGGTCTCTGGTGGAATGGAGCATTTCGTCAAACCCATGTTTATCGGCAGAACATCCCATATCCCGTTTCTCATGATTCTTTTGGGAGTACTTGGGGGTCTTGAAACATTTGGGTTAATTGGTCTTTTTATCGGGCCAATCATTTTGTCGGTTTTTCTGGAGGTGTGGCGCCATTTG
- the leuD gene encoding 3-isopropylmalate dehydratase small subunit, which yields MEAFKTLKSIVIPIDRANVDTDAIIPKQFLKTIHRTGLGKSLFYDWRYLSDGVTPNPDFVINQTRYKGGRILLSRENFGSGSSREHAPWALLDFGIKAIIAPSFADIFYNNCFKNGILPIRIDRMIVDGLFKEIDRTPGYQAEINLESQLILLPDGRTIPFEIDAFLKKCLLEGLDDISLTFEKKALITSYEDRRRKEAPWLFPDMTA from the coding sequence ATGGAAGCCTTTAAAACACTCAAATCAATTGTTATCCCCATCGATCGCGCAAATGTTGATACAGATGCGATCATTCCCAAACAGTTTCTTAAAACCATCCATAGGACAGGTCTTGGAAAAAGTCTTTTCTATGACTGGAGATACCTTTCCGACGGAGTCACACCAAACCCTGACTTTGTAATCAACCAGACGCGATACAAAGGAGGCAGGATACTTCTTTCCAGAGAGAACTTCGGTTCAGGCAGTTCCAGGGAACATGCCCCCTGGGCCCTTCTGGATTTTGGCATAAAAGCCATAATCGCACCTTCTTTTGCCGATATTTTCTATAATAACTGTTTTAAAAACGGGATTTTGCCAATTCGCATTGACCGGATGATTGTTGACGGTCTCTTCAAGGAGATTGACCGGACACCCGGATACCAAGCTGAAATCAACCTTGAATCACAGTTGATTCTCCTTCCGGATGGAAGAACGATTCCTTTTGAAATCGACGCTTTCCTCAAGAAGTGCCTTCTCGAGGGGCTTGATGACATCAGCCTGACTTTTGAGAAAAAAGCGCTGATCACAAGCTACGAAGATCGACGACGCAAAGAAGCTCCCTGGCTTTTTCCAGACATGACTGCATGA